The following proteins come from a genomic window of Achromobacter deleyi:
- a CDS encoding ornithine cyclodeaminase family protein, with amino-acid sequence MTEALRYLTEKDVVAALTIPRAIDALQRMLVAQAKEGARNVPKALATWGDGSSMHALGSVQPGPGGYAGFKTWVHTKAGGGSLFSLFDADTGRLRAVIEARALGMLRTAAISGVATRALAPEAAARAALIGTGPQAVTQLAALAAVRKLQRVRIYSPTPEKRRAFVEAVAGKYAFAIEESPTLEHALAGAEIVTLITRAVEPFVDAALLADCRHLNAVGAILPAKAEFAQDVFERADRVVVDDLENARRGSRELRERYGADGAPWDGVAVLGELLARGETRAADARLTLFKGMGMGLSDLAMAQVAYEHARDHGLGVALPPQTRENLLLAQP; translated from the coding sequence ATGACCGAGGCATTGCGGTATCTCACCGAAAAAGACGTGGTGGCGGCGTTGACCATCCCGCGCGCCATCGACGCGCTGCAGCGCATGCTGGTGGCGCAGGCGAAGGAGGGCGCGCGCAACGTGCCCAAGGCGCTGGCCACCTGGGGCGACGGCAGCTCGATGCATGCATTGGGCTCGGTGCAGCCCGGCCCTGGCGGCTACGCCGGATTCAAGACCTGGGTCCACACCAAGGCGGGCGGCGGGTCGCTGTTCAGCCTGTTCGACGCCGACACCGGTCGGTTGCGGGCAGTGATCGAGGCGCGCGCGCTGGGCATGCTGCGCACGGCCGCCATCAGCGGCGTGGCCACCCGGGCCCTGGCGCCCGAGGCCGCCGCGCGGGCCGCGCTGATCGGCACCGGGCCGCAGGCGGTGACGCAACTGGCGGCGCTGGCCGCGGTGCGCAAGCTGCAACGCGTGCGGATCTACAGCCCGACCCCGGAAAAACGCCGCGCCTTCGTCGAGGCCGTGGCCGGCAAGTACGCCTTCGCCATCGAGGAATCGCCCACGCTGGAACACGCGCTGGCCGGCGCCGAGATCGTGACGCTGATCACGCGCGCCGTCGAGCCGTTCGTCGACGCGGCGCTGCTGGCCGATTGCCGCCACCTGAACGCGGTGGGCGCGATCCTGCCGGCCAAGGCCGAATTCGCCCAGGACGTGTTCGAGCGCGCCGACCGCGTGGTGGTCGACGACCTGGAAAACGCCCGGCGCGGCTCGCGCGAATTGCGCGAGCGCTATGGCGCGGACGGCGCGCCCTGGGACGGCGTGGCGGTGCTGGGCGAGCTGCTGGCGCGCGGCGAGACGCGCGCGGCGGACGCGCGGCTGACGCTGTTCAAGGGCATGGGCATGGGCCTGTCGGACCTGGCGATGGCGCAGGTGGCGTACGAACACGCCCGCGACCACGGCCTGGGCGTCGCCTTGCCGCCGCAGACCCGCGAGAACCTGCTGCTGGCGCAGCCCTGA
- a CDS encoding M81 family metallopeptidase, translated as MKIFSGSLATETNTFSPIPTGLSAYRSRGYYPAGQHPDRMQMFSGPLWAARQRAQGKDWTLVEGMTAGATPAGLTTRHAYETLRDELLEDLRRAGKVDIALFGLHGAMVADGYDDCEGDLLRRAREIVGPDTVIGAELDPHCHLTDAMVNSADFLVCFKEYPHTDILDRAYDLVDLCVARAEGRIKPTRAVFDCEMISIMHTSREPMRSFVDRLLAMEGKEGVLSVSIAHGFPWGDTPDMGSKVLVYTDGDAGQAERLARALGEEIIGFRDQLAPPYPGADEALDQALALADFPVVLADSADNAGGGAPSDATFILERVLARSIQDVAIGPFWDPVAVQLCFEAGDGAQIKLRIGGKVAPVSGQPLDLACEIVALKRDAIMTGLAGTPALLGDVAVVRSQGVTIVMTTNRTQAMDTDLFTQFGVDLGAMKLVIPKSSQHFYASYSKIGRHVIYVETPGAITQDYNALPFTKRKLPKWPFKG; from the coding sequence ATGAAGATTTTTTCCGGGTCCCTGGCGACCGAGACCAACACCTTCTCCCCCATTCCGACCGGCCTGTCGGCCTATCGGTCGCGGGGCTACTATCCGGCGGGCCAGCACCCGGACCGCATGCAGATGTTCTCCGGGCCGCTGTGGGCCGCGCGCCAGCGCGCCCAGGGCAAGGACTGGACCCTGGTCGAGGGCATGACGGCGGGCGCGACCCCGGCCGGCCTGACCACCCGCCATGCCTATGAAACCCTGCGCGACGAACTGCTGGAAGACCTGCGCCGCGCCGGCAAGGTCGACATCGCGCTGTTCGGCCTGCACGGCGCCATGGTGGCCGACGGCTATGACGATTGCGAAGGCGACCTGCTGCGCCGGGCGCGCGAGATCGTCGGCCCGGACACGGTGATCGGCGCCGAACTGGATCCGCACTGCCACCTGACCGACGCCATGGTGAACAGCGCCGATTTCCTGGTGTGCTTCAAGGAATATCCGCACACCGACATCCTGGACCGCGCCTACGACCTGGTCGACTTGTGCGTGGCGCGCGCCGAAGGCCGCATCAAGCCGACGCGCGCGGTCTTCGACTGCGAAATGATCTCCATCATGCACACCAGCCGCGAGCCGATGCGCAGCTTCGTCGACCGCCTGCTGGCGATGGAAGGCAAGGAAGGCGTGCTGTCGGTGTCGATCGCGCACGGCTTCCCCTGGGGCGACACGCCCGACATGGGCTCCAAGGTGCTGGTCTACACCGACGGCGACGCCGGCCAGGCCGAACGCCTGGCGCGCGCGCTGGGCGAAGAGATCATCGGTTTCCGCGACCAGCTGGCGCCGCCCTACCCGGGCGCCGACGAGGCGCTGGACCAGGCGCTGGCGCTGGCCGACTTCCCGGTGGTGCTGGCCGACTCTGCCGACAATGCCGGCGGCGGCGCGCCCAGCGATGCGACCTTCATCCTGGAACGCGTGCTGGCGCGCAGCATCCAGGACGTCGCGATCGGCCCGTTCTGGGACCCGGTGGCGGTGCAGCTGTGTTTCGAGGCCGGCGACGGCGCGCAGATCAAGCTGCGCATCGGCGGCAAGGTGGCGCCGGTGTCGGGCCAGCCGCTGGACCTGGCCTGTGAGATCGTCGCGCTCAAGCGCGACGCCATCATGACCGGCCTGGCCGGCACCCCCGCGCTGCTGGGCGACGTCGCCGTGGTGCGCAGCCAGGGCGTGACCATCGTCATGACCACCAACCGTACCCAGGCCATGGACACCGACCTGTTCACGCAGTTCGGCGTCGATCTGGGCGCGATGAAGCTGGTCATCCCGAAGTCGTCGCAGCACTTCTACGCCTCGTACTCGAAGATCGGCCGCCACGTCATCTACGTCGAGACGCCCGGCGCCATCACGCAGGACTACAACGCGCTGCCGTTCACCAAGCGCAAGTTGCCGAAATGGCCCTTCAAGGGCTGA
- a CDS encoding cupin domain-containing protein, giving the protein MFIDVSGAAPREQNKWPSIVIPKEEIDLEIARLIDAPRPANGRRASLIAHPQATAPGLGLAPGTDVTINVVNPGERTFNLRKNSNMLEICISGEGVATVAGRDIPVGRWDVWNTPAMQVHSYRNEGKTPWVRLSYSNAPLLEKLEIHYVEEFEGDVPPADANTRPAPSRSPEAARARDLALREQITPEGAWLMGYEWLIDIDVLESKALHWPWAAVSRHLPSVEDMARGYNGRRLFVLYNPATERRIGTTHSFFATISSSPPDNHHVPHRHSSSAINYYLRGNGYSKVNGVRLDWKAGDLILSAPGWAMHSHHSGTETTSALTVQDHPLQIAMESLIWQERMQEPILALGSQSGFESNLAQLAAAS; this is encoded by the coding sequence ATGTTCATCGACGTCAGCGGGGCGGCGCCCCGCGAGCAGAACAAATGGCCATCGATCGTGATCCCCAAGGAGGAGATCGACCTGGAGATCGCCCGCCTGATCGACGCGCCGCGCCCCGCCAACGGCCGCCGCGCTTCGCTCATCGCGCATCCGCAGGCGACCGCGCCCGGCCTGGGCCTGGCCCCCGGCACGGACGTCACCATCAACGTCGTCAACCCGGGCGAACGCACCTTCAACCTGCGCAAGAACTCCAACATGCTGGAGATCTGTATCAGCGGGGAGGGCGTGGCCACGGTGGCCGGCCGCGACATCCCGGTGGGCCGCTGGGACGTGTGGAACACGCCGGCGATGCAGGTGCATTCGTACCGCAATGAAGGCAAGACGCCCTGGGTGCGGCTGTCGTACTCCAACGCGCCGCTGCTGGAGAAGCTGGAGATCCATTATGTCGAGGAGTTCGAGGGCGACGTGCCGCCGGCCGACGCCAACACCCGGCCGGCGCCCAGCCGCTCGCCCGAGGCGGCGCGGGCCCGCGACCTGGCGCTGCGCGAGCAGATCACGCCGGAAGGCGCCTGGCTGATGGGCTACGAGTGGCTGATCGACATCGACGTGCTCGAATCCAAGGCGCTGCACTGGCCCTGGGCGGCCGTCTCGCGCCACCTGCCGAGCGTCGAGGACATGGCGCGCGGCTACAACGGCCGCCGCCTGTTCGTGCTGTACAACCCGGCCACCGAGCGCCGCATCGGCACCACCCACAGCTTCTTCGCCACGATCTCGTCGTCGCCGCCGGACAACCACCACGTGCCGCATCGCCACAGCTCGTCGGCCATCAACTACTACCTGCGCGGCAACGGCTACAGCAAGGTCAACGGCGTGCGGCTGGACTGGAAGGCCGGCGACCTGATCCTGTCGGCGCCCGGCTGGGCCATGCATTCGCATCACTCGGGCACCGAGACCACCTCGGCCCTGACGGTGCAGGACCACCCCTTGCAGATCGCCATGGAATCGCTGATCTGGCAGGAGCGCATGCAGGAGCCGATCCTGGCGCTCGGCAGCCAGAGCGGCTTCGAAAGCAACCTGGCGCAACTGGCCGCCGCGTCCTGA
- a CDS encoding GntR family transcriptional regulator: MAAQIDKVISELRDMVLSGALQPGERVVELQFSARLGVSRTPLRIALTELEKEGLLERLPSRGFRVRAFTVDEIGDAVEVRGVLEGMAARLLAERGASADVLEQLSQAVEEGRALLAPARRDPKATVDARAWGQINRRFHEILCEAAGNRALLSALEHNNKTPLAGPAALTLPSTPSQLETPFVLRAQSDHEDLLRAITRREAARAENLMREHAYRSRENKRVLLESLRGGVAGLAQPADSAAA; encoded by the coding sequence ATGGCCGCTCAGATCGACAAAGTGATTTCCGAACTCCGGGACATGGTGCTTTCCGGCGCCCTGCAACCCGGCGAACGCGTAGTGGAACTGCAGTTCTCGGCGCGCCTGGGCGTGTCGCGCACGCCGCTGCGCATCGCGCTGACCGAGTTGGAAAAGGAAGGCCTGCTGGAACGGCTGCCCTCGCGTGGCTTTCGCGTGCGGGCGTTCACCGTCGACGAGATCGGCGACGCGGTGGAAGTGCGTGGCGTGCTGGAAGGCATGGCGGCGCGGCTGCTGGCCGAGCGCGGCGCCAGCGCCGACGTGCTGGAACAGTTGTCGCAGGCGGTGGAGGAAGGCCGCGCCCTGCTGGCGCCGGCGCGGCGCGACCCCAAGGCCACAGTGGATGCGCGCGCCTGGGGGCAGATCAACCGCCGCTTCCACGAGATCCTGTGCGAAGCGGCCGGCAACCGCGCCCTGCTGTCGGCGCTGGAACACAACAACAAGACGCCGCTGGCCGGCCCGGCCGCGCTGACGCTGCCATCCACGCCGTCGCAGCTGGAGACGCCGTTCGTGCTACGGGCGCAATCGGATCACGAGGACCTGCTGCGGGCGATCACGCGCCGCGAGGCCGCGCGCGCCGAGAACCTGATGCGCGAACACGCCTACCGCAGCCGCGAGAACAAGCGCGTGCTGCTGGAATCCCTGCGGGGGGGCGTGGCGGGGCTGGCGCAGCCGGCCGACAGCGCGGCGGCCTAG
- a CDS encoding NAD(P)/FAD-dependent oxidoreductase — protein sequence MSAGAIVIVGAGQAGGWAAATLRGHGYAGRIVLLGDEPHAPYERPPLSKAVLGGQAAPESTELFSREKLAELDITFRPGVAATRLWPERHQVETSDGAVLDYGKLILCTGGRPIVPALPGADGRAVHVLRTRDDALRLRARLGPGRRIVIAGGGWIGLEVAATARQAGCATTVLEQASRLCARSVPPGVSAHLAALHAAQGVTLRLNASLRAVHARPEGGCVAELADGGRLEADAVVLGVGMQANDALAREAGIACERGVLVDEYCRTSAPDVLAAGDVAVAAPAGGGPIRLESWQNAQDQGAAAALSALDAGQPYLPSGAVWSEQYDAMVQIAGFPARAECEVLRPQADARALLSVALDEGGRVVGAVAVNAARDLRQLRQWIAQGTQVDPAQLARADAPLSSARIG from the coding sequence GTGAGCGCGGGCGCCATCGTCATCGTCGGCGCGGGGCAGGCGGGCGGCTGGGCCGCGGCGACGTTGCGCGGCCACGGCTACGCCGGCCGCATCGTGCTGCTGGGCGACGAGCCGCACGCGCCCTACGAGCGTCCGCCCTTGAGCAAGGCGGTGCTGGGCGGCCAGGCCGCGCCCGAAAGCACCGAGCTGTTCTCGCGCGAAAAGCTGGCCGAGCTGGACATCACGTTCCGGCCCGGCGTCGCGGCAACCCGGCTGTGGCCCGAGCGCCATCAGGTCGAGACTTCCGATGGCGCCGTGCTCGACTACGGCAAGCTGATCCTGTGCACCGGCGGCCGGCCCATCGTGCCGGCCTTGCCCGGCGCCGACGGCCGCGCCGTCCATGTGCTGCGGACCCGCGACGATGCCTTGCGCCTGCGCGCCCGCCTGGGCCCCGGCCGTCGCATCGTCATCGCCGGCGGCGGCTGGATCGGCCTGGAAGTGGCCGCCACCGCGCGCCAGGCGGGCTGCGCCACCACGGTGCTGGAGCAGGCGTCGCGCCTGTGCGCCCGCAGCGTGCCGCCCGGCGTCTCGGCCCACCTGGCGGCGCTGCACGCCGCGCAAGGGGTGACGCTGCGCCTGAATGCCAGCCTGCGCGCGGTGCATGCGCGGCCCGAGGGCGGCTGCGTGGCCGAGCTGGCCGACGGCGGCCGCCTGGAGGCCGACGCGGTGGTGTTGGGGGTCGGCATGCAGGCCAACGACGCCCTGGCGCGCGAGGCCGGCATCGCCTGCGAACGCGGCGTGCTGGTCGACGAATACTGCCGCACCTCGGCGCCGGACGTCCTGGCGGCGGGCGACGTGGCGGTGGCGGCGCCCGCCGGCGGCGGCCCCATCCGCCTCGAATCCTGGCAGAACGCGCAGGACCAGGGCGCGGCGGCGGCGCTGTCGGCGCTGGATGCCGGCCAGCCGTACCTGCCCAGCGGCGCGGTCTGGTCGGAACAATACGACGCCATGGTGCAGATCGCCGGTTTTCCGGCGCGGGCCGAATGTGAAGTGCTGCGGCCCCAGGCGGATGCGCGGGCGCTGCTGTCGGTGGCGCTGGACGAGGGCGGCCGCGTCGTCGGCGCCGTGGCGGTGAACGCGGCGCGCGACCTGCGCCAGCTGCGCCAATGGATCGCCCAGGGCACCCAGGTGGACCCGGCGCAACTGGCGCGTGCCGACGCGCCGCTGTCCAGCGCCCGGATCGGCTGA
- a CDS encoding non-heme iron oxygenase ferredoxin subunit, with product MDTWIPVAQVGDISPDTGTLRVALEGEAVCLYDLQGEICATQDRCPHGNASLADGYMEDGTIECPLHQGVFDIRSGKPQCPPVTTDLRRYAVRVEAGTIYLSPEAA from the coding sequence ATGGACACCTGGATTCCGGTCGCCCAGGTGGGCGACATTTCCCCCGACACCGGCACGCTGCGCGTCGCGCTGGAGGGCGAAGCGGTCTGCCTGTACGACCTGCAGGGCGAGATCTGCGCCACCCAGGACCGCTGCCCGCACGGCAACGCCAGCCTGGCCGACGGCTATATGGAAGACGGCACCATCGAATGCCCGTTGCACCAGGGCGTGTTCGACATCCGCAGCGGCAAGCCGCAATGCCCGCCGGTCACCACCGACCTGCGGCGCTACGCGGTGCGGGTCGAGGCCGGCACCATCTACCTGAGCCCGGAGGCGGCGTGA
- a CDS encoding aromatic ring-hydroxylating dioxygenase subunit alpha has protein sequence MTCSDSAVLDAPAAAPIHLERRWPKEGYTRIPNWVYTDPAIFQKEMDVFFGGRTWNYVGLECEVPETGCYKRNWIGNRPVVMVRTESGEINVLENRCAHRGAQICWQNTGQVTDFTCPYHQWNYDLDGNLQGVPFRRGAMGKGGMPRDFDPKQNGIRKLRSVNRGGSIWATFADDAPSFEEYCGAEVLAEIDHMLPGKKLKLLGYSRQLIPSNWKMYLENLKDPYHATLLHTFYITFGLWRADSKSECIPTGGGAHSVMVSHNEGKKKTEATSEMSRFRDDLELLDLETVTPRAEFNRGRVGGAWVFPAAQFGIQANSLKTRHVIPRSPTEHELVFTYYGYEDDDEEMTRLRLKHANLLGPAGFVSMDDSEMLNQVQIGVTGYPEARGIVEMGGRDTEPADYMVTEVLIRSFYDYYRNAMGL, from the coding sequence ATGACCTGTTCCGATTCCGCCGTGCTGGACGCTCCCGCCGCGGCCCCCATCCATCTCGAGCGCCGCTGGCCCAAGGAGGGCTACACGCGCATTCCCAACTGGGTCTACACCGATCCGGCCATCTTCCAGAAGGAAATGGACGTGTTCTTCGGCGGCCGCACCTGGAACTACGTCGGCCTGGAGTGCGAAGTGCCCGAGACCGGCTGCTACAAGCGCAACTGGATCGGCAACCGCCCGGTCGTCATGGTGCGCACCGAAAGCGGCGAGATCAACGTGCTGGAGAACCGCTGCGCCCACCGCGGCGCGCAGATCTGCTGGCAGAACACCGGGCAGGTGACCGACTTCACCTGCCCGTACCACCAGTGGAACTACGACCTGGACGGCAACCTGCAGGGCGTGCCGTTCCGCCGCGGCGCCATGGGCAAGGGCGGCATGCCGCGCGATTTCGATCCGAAGCAGAACGGCATCCGCAAACTGCGCAGCGTCAATCGCGGCGGCTCGATCTGGGCGACGTTCGCCGACGATGCGCCCAGTTTCGAGGAATACTGCGGCGCCGAGGTGCTGGCCGAGATCGACCACATGCTGCCGGGCAAGAAGCTCAAGCTGCTGGGCTACAGCCGCCAGCTGATCCCCAGCAACTGGAAGATGTACCTGGAGAACCTGAAGGATCCGTACCACGCTACCTTGCTGCATACCTTCTACATCACCTTCGGCCTGTGGCGCGCGGATTCGAAGTCCGAGTGCATTCCCACCGGCGGCGGCGCGCACAGCGTGATGGTGTCGCACAACGAGGGCAAGAAGAAGACCGAGGCCACCAGCGAAATGAGCCGCTTCCGCGACGACCTGGAGCTGCTCGACCTGGAAACCGTGACCCCGCGCGCCGAATTCAACCGCGGCCGGGTCGGCGGCGCCTGGGTCTTTCCCGCCGCCCAGTTCGGCATCCAGGCCAATTCGCTCAAGACCCGCCACGTGATCCCGCGCAGCCCGACCGAGCACGAACTGGTGTTCACCTACTACGGCTACGAGGACGACGACGAGGAAATGACCCGCCTGCGCCTGAAGCACGCCAACCTGCTGGGGCCGGCCGGCTTCGTCTCGATGGACGACAGCGAGATGCTGAACCAGGTGCAGATCGGCGTCACCGGCTATCCCGAGGCGCGCGGCATCGTCGAGATGGGCGGCCGCGACACCGAGCCGGCCGACTACATGGTGACCGAGGTGCTGATCCGCTCGTTCTACGACTACTACCGCAACGCGATGGGGCTGTGA
- a CDS encoding aromatic-ring-hydroxylating dioxygenase subunit beta: protein MTQIQLPDDTSLRARLRDFHDDYAYCLDEDRLEEWPDFFTEDCHYRVLSRENHDAGLPLGLIYCMNKNMLRDRVTALRETTMFEPRSLRHFISGVRVIEAQGDRIVAQANFAVMESLSDREPTLNMVGRYLDELRLTPQGLALTRRDCVYDNYRVRTSLIVPL, encoded by the coding sequence ATGACCCAGATCCAATTGCCCGACGACACCTCGCTGCGCGCCCGCCTGCGTGACTTCCACGATGACTACGCCTATTGCCTGGACGAAGACCGGCTGGAGGAGTGGCCCGACTTCTTCACCGAGGACTGCCACTACCGCGTGCTGTCGCGCGAGAACCACGACGCCGGCCTGCCGCTCGGCCTGATCTATTGCATGAACAAGAACATGCTGCGCGACCGCGTCACCGCGCTGCGCGAAACCACCATGTTCGAGCCGCGTTCGCTGCGCCACTTCATCAGCGGCGTGCGCGTCATCGAGGCGCAGGGCGATCGCATCGTGGCCCAGGCCAACTTCGCCGTGATGGAGTCGCTGTCCGACCGCGAGCCCACGCTGAACATGGTGGGCCGCTACCTGGACGAACTGCGCCTGACGCCGCAAGGGCTGGCGCTGACCCGCCGCGACTGCGTCTACGACAACTACCGCGTGCGCACCTCGCTCATCGTTCCCCTCTGA
- a CDS encoding fumarylacetoacetate hydrolase family protein, producing MKLISFESAGQPAWGVLRDAEVVPLTRYWPDLATALAAGVAEIAQAAARHDGPRIALAGLQWLPPVPAPRKILCVGLNYGRHVAEAGRELPRHPSLFARYPDSFVGHGAPVWKPRASDRFDYEGELAVVIGRAGRHIAARDALAHVAGYTCMAENSVRDFQKHNAQVTPGKNFERSGAIGPWLVTADEIGDPAGLRIETRLNGETVQQGELADLIFPIPELIAYISAFTPLAPGDVIATGTPEGVGSSRQPPRFLAVGDTLEIEVPGVGTLRNTVADEPVHPH from the coding sequence ATGAAGCTGATCAGCTTCGAATCCGCGGGCCAGCCGGCCTGGGGCGTGCTGCGCGACGCCGAAGTCGTGCCGTTGACGCGGTACTGGCCCGACCTGGCCACCGCCCTGGCGGCGGGCGTGGCCGAGATCGCGCAAGCGGCCGCGCGCCACGACGGCCCCCGCATTGCGCTGGCCGGCCTGCAATGGCTGCCGCCGGTGCCGGCGCCGCGCAAGATCCTCTGCGTCGGCCTGAACTACGGCCGCCACGTGGCCGAGGCCGGCCGCGAGCTGCCGCGCCATCCCTCGCTGTTCGCCCGCTACCCCGACAGTTTCGTCGGGCACGGCGCGCCGGTCTGGAAGCCGCGCGCCTCCGACCGCTTCGACTACGAAGGCGAACTGGCCGTGGTGATCGGCCGGGCAGGGCGCCACATCGCGGCGCGGGACGCCCTGGCCCACGTGGCCGGCTACACCTGTATGGCCGAGAACTCGGTGCGTGACTTCCAGAAGCACAACGCCCAGGTCACGCCTGGCAAGAACTTCGAGCGCAGCGGCGCGATCGGCCCCTGGCTGGTCACCGCCGACGAGATCGGCGACCCCGCGGGCCTGCGGATCGAGACGCGCCTGAACGGCGAGACCGTGCAGCAGGGCGAACTGGCCGACCTGATCTTCCCGATTCCCGAACTGATTGCCTACATCAGCGCCTTCACGCCGCTGGCGCCCGGCGACGTGATCGCCACCGGCACGCCGGAAGGCGTCGGTTCCAGCCGCCAGCCGCCGCGCTTCCTGGCGGTCGGCGACACGCTGGAGATCGAAGTGCCGGGCGTCGGCACGCTGCGCAACACGGTGGCGGATGAACCCGTCCACCCCCACTGA
- a CDS encoding RidA family protein, producing the protein MSQAIQRLPSSLPFPFSRAVKAGGFLFLSGQVPMSAAGEVVRGDIQTQTRAACERIVESLAAGGARLDQVVKATVWLSDMSHFAGFNEVYKEFFGAALPVRSTVASALALNVDVEIEVQAYIG; encoded by the coding sequence ATGAGCCAAGCCATCCAGCGCCTGCCCAGCAGCCTGCCGTTCCCGTTCTCGCGCGCCGTGAAGGCCGGCGGCTTCCTGTTCCTGTCGGGCCAGGTGCCGATGAGCGCCGCGGGTGAGGTGGTGCGCGGCGACATCCAGACCCAGACCCGCGCCGCCTGCGAGCGCATCGTCGAAAGCCTGGCGGCCGGCGGCGCGCGCCTGGACCAGGTGGTCAAGGCCACCGTGTGGCTGTCGGACATGAGCCATTTCGCCGGCTTCAACGAGGTCTACAAGGAATTCTTCGGCGCGGCGCTACCGGTGCGTTCGACGGTGGCGTCGGCGCTGGCGCTGAACGTCGACGTCGAGATCGAAGTGCAGGCGTATATCGGGTAG
- a CDS encoding NAD(P)/FAD-dependent oxidoreductase, translated as MAADTTYDYAVIGAGIAGASVAYRLSAAASVVVLEREAQPGYHSTGRSAAMFMETYGTAQIKALTRASRDFYEHPPQGFCEHPLLSPRGVLYIAAPGQQDLLREVYDDFRSQSPNVTLIDAEQAMARVPCLRPDQLCGAIEEPDARDIDVHALHQGFLRGMTRQGAVLRNHAEVVTARHEDGAWTLTLAGGDSLRARVLVNAAGAWADHTAELCGVRPVGLQPCRRTAFTFTGPDDIDFAHWPAVVGVDESFYFKPDAGQLLGSPANADPVPAHDVVPEELDVATGIYRIESATSLTIRRPRHTWAGLRSFVADGDFVIGWDPATPAFFWLAAQGGYGIQSAAGVSRLAADLLLDLPLNAALTAQGVDPARLSPARFSPS; from the coding sequence ATGGCCGCAGACACAACCTACGATTACGCCGTCATCGGCGCCGGCATCGCCGGCGCCTCCGTGGCCTACCGCCTGAGCGCGGCCGCCTCCGTGGTGGTGCTGGAGCGCGAGGCGCAGCCCGGCTACCACTCCACCGGCCGTTCCGCCGCCATGTTCATGGAGACCTACGGCACCGCCCAGATCAAGGCGCTGACGCGCGCCAGCCGCGATTTCTACGAACATCCGCCGCAGGGTTTCTGCGAGCATCCCCTGCTGAGCCCGCGCGGCGTGCTGTACATCGCCGCGCCCGGCCAGCAGGACCTGCTGCGCGAGGTCTATGACGATTTCCGCAGCCAGTCGCCCAACGTCACGCTGATCGACGCCGAGCAGGCAATGGCGCGGGTGCCGTGCCTGCGTCCGGACCAGTTGTGCGGCGCCATCGAAGAGCCGGACGCCCGCGACATCGACGTACATGCGCTGCACCAGGGCTTCCTGCGCGGCATGACGCGCCAGGGCGCGGTGCTGCGCAACCACGCCGAGGTGGTGACGGCCCGCCATGAGGACGGGGCCTGGACGCTGACGCTGGCCGGCGGCGATTCGCTGCGGGCACGGGTGCTGGTGAATGCCGCCGGCGCCTGGGCCGACCATACCGCCGAGCTGTGCGGCGTGCGGCCGGTGGGCCTGCAGCCATGCCGCCGCACCGCCTTCACCTTCACCGGGCCGGACGATATCGACTTCGCCCACTGGCCGGCCGTGGTCGGGGTGGACGAGAGCTTCTATTTCAAGCCCGACGCCGGCCAGTTGCTGGGTTCGCCCGCCAATGCCGATCCGGTGCCGGCGCACGACGTGGTGCCGGAGGAACTGGACGTGGCCACCGGCATCTACCGCATCGAATCGGCCACCTCGCTGACCATCCGCCGTCCGCGCCACACCTGGGCCGGGCTGCGCTCGTTCGTGGCCGATGGCGATTTCGTGATCGGCTGGGACCCGGCCACGCCCGCCTTCTTCTGGCTGGCGGCCCAGGGCGGCTACGGCATCCAGTCGGCCGCCGGCGTCTCGCGCCTGGCCGCCGACCTGCTGCTCGACCTGCCGCTGAACGCCGCCCTGACCGCGCAGGGCGTCGACCCCGCGCGCCTGTCGCCAGCCCGTTTCTCCCCTTCCTGA